CACCGAATACGAGGAACGGACTGAGCTGGTTCCAGCCGGTTATTAACGTGTGGCCGAATGGTCTAAGCCTATTAACCTATTCGGCCATCGGCAGGATGAGAACAAAGCAAGCGCCATCGGTCGTGGCCTCGTGGCGCAATTCGCAATTCATGTCACGAGCTAAGCGACGGCTGAGCGCTAGGCCCAAGCCGACGCCTGGAGCTGAATGCGCCGCTTGTTTCGCCGATTTGCGAAAGGGCTGGAACAAACGGCGTTGCTCGGCCGCTGATATGCCGGGACCATGATCGAGTAAACGAATATTTACTTTGACGCCTTGGTGTACCACCGATAAGTGCAGCGTGTGATTTGCTGTGGAGGCTGCGTATTTGCACGCGTTATCAACCAAATTGAACAGAATTTGCTCGACTGCCGTTGGATCAGTCCGAACAACGCAGCCCAGCACTGGCCCAAACGGTTCAATTCTTAATTGAAATTGAGCTTGCATCGCGCGGTCTGCCAATCGCTGAGTAACCACTGCCAGCAGCTTTTCAACGGTCAATGATTCCATACGCGAAGCGGGCTGACCACGCTCCAATCGGGCATAGGCCAATACGTTGGCGACCAAGTGTGTGAGTCGATCAGCTTCAATCCGAAGCGTTTCTAAATAATGGCGTTGCTGTGCTTTGTCGGAAATCATTCCTTCGCTAAGCATTTCTGCATACATGCGAAAAGTGGTTAACGGCGTGCGTAGCTCATGGGTGACGGCCGAAACGAACGCCGCCCGCCGCTCGCTTAGCACGACCACACCTCTGAGCAACACGAAGGCCGCTAACGCAGCCAGAGCTAACGCACCCCAAGCAAGCAAGAGCGATTGTTCGATGGGCGACAGCCCGGGCGGTAAAAATTCAGCCACCGCGCCGGGAATCAGTATTACCGGCAGCGATGCTAGGCGATGGCTTTCGGAATCGTCGGCTAAATCGGCGACCGATAGCAAATCGGCCGCGGGTAGCAAATCGGTGATCTCTTTCAACAATGCTTGTTTGATTACCGGCCAATCAAGCACGCAACCCTGGCCGTACTCCTGACCGCCAATGATTGCTCTGCGCACCAACAGCAAGTTTCCTGAATTCCATAGAGGCTTCATCATCGAAGTGGCCACTGCCGCTGTCGGCACAGTAGCCGGGGGTGTTGATGGTGAAGCGATGCTGTTGATGGAGCCGCCGCTCATTCCCAGATTTTGTGCGGAAAGGTTATTCTGGGCCACCGATTTCGATCGCGCTTGATATTCATTCTGATTGCGCTGACTTTGCGCATTAGGAACTGCGGCGTTTGGAGCCAGATCGGTGTTGACCTGCTGTCCAAGATTGTCGCTTGCACTTTGAGCAAATTGGTTTTCCAAATGCGGACTTGATCCAGAACCTGGCGAGCTGACCGGCTCAGCTAGCTCGGTCGATTTTACGAGCTTC
Above is a window of Pirellulales bacterium DNA encoding:
- a CDS encoding HAMP domain-containing sensor histidine kinase, which encodes LVRIQMSRPWQIWLIFAACLIVAVTAVGWLSVKALQTEQARAEARHAAAVEENARLALWRMDSFMTPILAEENVRPWFMYGANSRQKSNQVGETVLATAPTSQSPPFVKLHFQFALGSPLTSFEISQNELLGTPELATTKGTEGLVAALADLQSLLNFSALNAALPKLVKSTELAEPVSSPGSGSSPHLENQFAQSASDNLGQQVNTDLAPNAAVPNAQSQRNQNEYQARSKSVAQNNLSAQNLGMSGGSINSIASPSTPPATVPTAAVATSMMKPLWNSGNLLLVRRAIIGGQEYGQGCVLDWPVIKQALLKEITDLLPAADLLSVADLADDSESHRLASLPVILIPGAVAEFLPPGLSPIEQSLLLAWGALALAALAAFVLLRGVVVLSERRAAFVSAVTHELRTPLTTFRMYAEMLSEGMISDKAQQRHYLETLRIEADRLTHLVANVLAYARLERGQPASRMESLTVEKLLAVVTQRLADRAMQAQFQLRIEPFGPVLGCVVRTDPTAVEQILFNLVDNACKYAASTANHTLHLSVVHQGVKVNIRLLDHGPGISAAEQRRLFQPFRKSAKQAAHSAPGVGLGLALSRRLARDMNCELRHEATTDGACFVLILPMAE